CAATGGCGGAAGGGTGGTTGTGGCTTTCAATCTTAAACACCACTGCTTGTCCGTCACCGATATCGATCACACCGGCCCCTTCACCAGGTCCCTGCAACACGCGCGGACCCTCGGTGGGAAAACGGCGCAGCAACGGTTTGGAATTTTTGTAACTGCAGTGTTCCGACCACATCACGCTGTAAATGCCCGTTTCCGTCCAGTTGGGCAGACGTCCCAAATGGCCGATCACCTGCTGATACTCCTCTTCAGTCAGGCCCATTTCCCGATACAGTTTCTGATCCCGAATCATCTCGGGCGTCGGTTCCGACATCTTTGTCGTCTGTTCAAGCCGCACCGTGATTCTCCTCCCAATATGCCAGCATCGAAGTGAAGAAACGCACACCGTCCGCCGATCCCAACCAGTCATGCACCGCCCGTTCCGGGTGGGGCATCATGCCGAGCACATTGCCTCGCCGGTTGACGATCCCGGCGATATCATCGACTGATCCGTTCGGATTTTCCCCGGCATAACGGAACACAATCTGGTTGTGTTGTTTCAATTCCGCCAATGTCGCCTCGTCGCAGTAATAGTTGCCTTCGCCGTGCGCGATCGGGATGCGGATGATTTCCCCTTCCCGGTAATCCCGCGTAAATGGCAATGCTGCGTTTTCCACCCGGAGCGGATGAATGTCACAACGGAATTGCAGATGGTCGTTGCGCCGCATCG
Above is a genomic segment from Polycladomyces zharkentensis containing:
- the purQ gene encoding phosphoribosylformylglycinamidine synthase subunit PurQ, which encodes MRFAVPVFPGSNCDVDCLRAVKDVLGVPVEPVWHQERSLSKYDAIILPGGFSYGDYLRTGALARFSPVMDAVIEAAERGKLVVGICNGFQILLEAGLLPGAMRRNDHLQFRCDIHPLRVENAALPFTRDYREGEIIRIPIAHGEGNYYCDEATLAELKQHNQIVFRYAGENPNGSVDDIAGIVNRRGNVLGMMPHPERAVHDWLGSADGVRFFTSMLAYWEENHGAA